From a single Hymenobacter sp. YIM 151500-1 genomic region:
- a CDS encoding helix-turn-helix domain-containing protein has translation MHHLTTLAEYCRFINIAPPRDEHFDIRRFRDNMRTVNRQQPPFRHELYAVALRWQGTNRQVNGRPVSANLFFNTPYQLISWDIEADWEGWYILFDEDFARSTPAGAQLLTEFPFLSLDKSAPLDLPEAEARQLDLLFQQIWHEYHHNRPDRAAFLATYAHLALLHVRRQFSRQTPPAEPPTHENRAADVQLVARLQALLARSLVAPDATAAARHPSFYAEQLCFHPNHLNAVVKRITGKTTSQLVQEAVMTAAKSLLLSTTLSVKEVAYHLHFSEPTHFAGFFRKHAGLTPQQFREQAVGR, from the coding sequence ATGCACCACCTTACCACGCTGGCCGAGTACTGCCGCTTCATCAACATTGCCCCGCCCCGCGACGAGCATTTCGACATCCGGCGCTTCCGGGACAACATGCGCACGGTGAACCGGCAGCAGCCCCCATTTCGGCACGAGTTATACGCCGTGGCCCTGCGCTGGCAGGGCACCAATCGCCAGGTAAACGGCCGGCCCGTGTCGGCCAACCTGTTTTTCAACACGCCTTACCAGCTGATTTCCTGGGACATTGAAGCGGATTGGGAAGGGTGGTATATTTTATTCGACGAAGACTTTGCCCGCAGCACGCCCGCCGGCGCGCAGCTGCTCACAGAGTTTCCGTTTCTGAGCCTCGACAAGTCGGCCCCGCTGGACTTGCCCGAGGCGGAAGCCCGGCAGCTCGACCTGCTGTTTCAGCAGATCTGGCACGAGTACCACCACAACCGCCCCGACCGAGCCGCTTTCCTGGCCACCTACGCCCACCTGGCCCTGCTGCACGTGCGGCGGCAGTTCAGCCGCCAGACGCCGCCGGCCGAGCCGCCCACCCACGAGAACCGCGCTGCCGACGTGCAGCTGGTGGCCCGCTTGCAGGCTCTGCTGGCGCGCAGCCTGGTGGCTCCCGACGCCACGGCGGCGGCCCGCCACCCTTCCTTCTACGCCGAGCAGCTCTGCTTTCATCCCAACCACCTCAACGCCGTGGTAAAGCGCATCACCGGCAAAACCACCTCCCAGCTGGTGCAGGAAGCCGTAATGACGGCCGCCAAAAGCCTGCTGCTCAGCACCACGCTGAGCGTAAAAGAGGTAGCCTACCACCTGCACTTTTCCGAGCCTACCCACTTCGCAGGCTTTTTCCGCAAGCACGCCGGCCTCACGCCCCAGCAGTTTCGGGAGCAGGCGGTGGGGCGGTGA